The following proteins come from a genomic window of Microtus ochrogaster isolate Prairie Vole_2 unplaced genomic scaffold, MicOch1.0 UNK1, whole genome shotgun sequence:
- the Apobec1 gene encoding C->U-editing enzyme APOBEC-1, with translation MSSETGPAVVDPTLRRRIEPQEFEVFFDPRELRKETCLLYEISWGGRRSIWRHTSRNTDKHVEINFIEKLTSQRSFRPSARCSITWFLSWSPCGECSKAITEFLSQHPNVTLFIYVARLYHHMDPGNRQGLRNLICRGVTVQIMTEQEYCYCWKNFVNYPPSNEVYWPRFPNVWMRLYMLELLCIILGLPPCLRILRRNQRHDTLFTLVFQRCHYQRIPPPIIWARGM, from the exons GAGAAGAATCGAACCCCAGGAGTTTGAAGTCTTCTTCGACCCCAGGGAGCTTCGGAAAGAGACCTGTCTGCTCTATGAGATCAGCTGGGGCGGAAGGCGCAGCATCTGGAGACACACGAGCCGAAATACCGACAAACACGTTGAAATCAATTTCATAGAAAAACTCACCTCACAAAGATCCTTTCGTCCATCCGCCCGGTGCTCCATCacctggttcctgtcctggagtcCCTGTGGGGAGTGCTCCAAGGCCATCACAGAGTTTTTGAGTCAGCACCCCAACGTGACTCTGTTTATTTATGTAGCACGTCTTTATCACCACATGGATCCGGGGAACCGGCAAGGCCTCAGGAACCTCATCTGCAGAGGTGTGACTGTCCAGATCATGACCGAGCAAG aGTATTGTTACTGCTGGAAGAATTTTGTCAACTACCCACCTTCAAATGAAGTTTACTGGCCAAGGTTCCCAAATGTGTGGATGAGGCTGTATATGCTGGAACTCCTCTGCATCATTCTA GGACTTCCACCCTGCTTGAGGATTCTGAGAAGAAACCAACGCCACGATACCCTTTTTACACTTGTTTTTCAAAGATGCCATTACCAAAGGATCCCACCTCCCATCATTTGGGCTAGAGGGATGTGA